The DNA segment CGCGGCCACCTGCGCTGACGTCTCGGCATGGTCGGCGCGGCGTTCGGAATGGCCCAGAATAACTTGTCGCGCGCCTGCATCGGCCAGCATTTGCGCAGAAATGTCGCCTGTATGTGCGCCTGTGGTCTGCGCATGGCAGTCCTGCCCGCCAACCATCACGGCACTGCCGCTTAGCGCGTCGGCCATAGCGCATACGAGCGTGGCCGGGGGACACAGAAGGATACCGCATTTGGCGTCAGGAAAACCGGCTGCCAAGGCGCGCGCTTCATCAAGATCGGCGCGCAGACCGTTCATTTTCCAGTTTCCGGTAGCGAGTTTGCAAGCATGCGACATGGCAATATCTCCTTTTTAACCAGAGATACGCGCCCTGCGCGCGCGATGCAATCAGCCGGTTGCCTTGGCCTGGCCCATACGGGCCGTCAATGTCTCGACATCATCAAACTTGATGGATTCGCCGCATCCGCAGGCTTCGGTCACGTTCGGGTTGCGGAATTTGAAGGCACTTTCGATCAATCCCATTTCATAATCAATTTCGGTGCCGAACAGGAACATCTGCGCCATTGGCGCGATGATGACGCAGGCATCGTCCTGCACCACCAGTTCTTCATGCTCCTGCACCTCCTGCGCGGTCTCCATGGTGTATTCCATGCCCGCACAGCCGCCTTTCTTGACACCCACGCGTAATCCCTTCGCGCCCTCGCGCTCCATCAGGCGGCGGATCTGGCGCACGGCAGCCGGCGTCAGTGTCACAGGGGATTTTCCGGGT comes from the Roseinatronobacter monicus genome and includes:
- a CDS encoding HesB/IscA family protein; the encoded protein is MFGIPGKSPVTLTPAAVRQIRRLMEREGAKGLRVGVKKGGCAGMEYTMETAQEVQEHEELVVQDDACVIIAPMAQMFLFGTEIDYEMGLIESAFKFRNPNVTEACGCGESIKFDDVETLTARMGQAKATG